In one window of Clavelina lepadiformis chromosome 4, kaClaLepa1.1, whole genome shotgun sequence DNA:
- the LOC143453012 gene encoding uncharacterized protein LOC143453012 produces the protein MKKYKSGWEKEKSRREAEAKLKKVVAGSKKVTDFFDVVSEPKSNIAETTPCRPNATALRPSTSSDCIAEPHINIVSSEPNLKTKSSNVAEDETHGVKETIQHDMDVGCWGGISDQLRDYCCQIGSLEFQHLDADFSTSETRITGDKFKRRCSKSLFWREQLNGEIVKREWLCYSPSTKKLYCFFCKLFASDSEKIMLQLASVGYGDWKHAPRDLARHESSNKHLSYLSTYFFRRAKKEAFAKIWKSKKNLTENIGAKGLAFRGSSERVGSPQNGNFLGILELLAEYDTFLAEHIQKRVNKGKGHVSYFSSTVCEEFIDAIATKLTIIFRDVSPDGPVERFVKFMPTRGHTGRQLADILLEFIEYNGISLKDLRGQSYDNAANMSGKYKASTHRWNLLVDALKPLKCPTIKPLSDTRWEARYDALHALRKGYQAVLQVLTAISDDNDETYQTKETARGFVSSMKKLETGILVEVWSCIMERFHKTSQALQDSNMTLNKATNLLQGLQNFIQLLRPQFQTFEGRGQALSGCHHYTEEISRKKR, from the exons atgaagaagtATAAAAGCGGTTGGGAAAAGGAGAAATCTAGAAGAGAAGCAGAagctaaattgaaaaaagttgtagCAGGTTCAAAAAAAGTGACTGATTTTTTTGATGTTGTAAGCGAACCGAAAAGCAACATTGCAGAAACGACGCCCTGTAGGCCTAATGCAACTGCTTTGCGACCATCTACTTCGAGTGACTGTATTGCAGAGCCACATATAAATATTGTTTCATCGGaaccaaatttaaaaaccaagTCATCTAATGTTGCTGAGGATGAAACACATGGGGTAAAAGAAACTATTCAACACGACATGGATGTTGGATGCTGGGGAGGAATTTCTGACCAGCTGAGAGATTACTGCTGCCAAATAGGAAGTTTAGAATTTCAACATCTTGATGCAGATTTTTCAACTTCAGAGACACGTATTACTGGCGATAAATTTAAACGGCGTTGTTCTAAATCGCTATTTTGGCGAGAACAATTGAACGGCGAAATAGTGAAACGCGAATGGTTGTGCTATTCGCCTTCAACCAAGAAACTTTActgctttttttgcaaactttttgcgtCTGATTCTGAGAAAATCATGCTGCAGCTGGCATCAGTTGGTTATGGCGACTGGAAACATGCACCACGCGACCTGGCCAGGCACGAATCTTCTAACAAACACTTAAGTTATCTTTCAACATATTTCTTTcgaagagcaaaaaaggaagCATTTGCAAAGATTTGGAAGAGCAAAAAGAATCTGACAGAAAATATTGGTGCAAA AGGGCTGGCCTTCCGCGGAAGTAGTGAGAGGGTTGGTTCTCCACAAAACGGTAACTTCCTTGGAATTTTGGAGTTGTTGGCAGAATACGATACTTTCCTTGCTGAGCATATTCAAAAGAGAGTGAACAAAGGCAAGGGACACGTTTCGTATTTCTCATCGACTGTATGTGAGGAATTCATTGACGCAATTGCAACAAAA ttaacaataatttttCGGGATGTTTCACCTGATGGTCCCGTGGAAcgatttgtcaaatttatgcCCACCCGTGGACACACTGGTCGCCAATTGGCTGATATACTTTTGGAGTTTATAGAATACAATGGGATCAGTTTGAAAGATCTCCGAGGACAATCTTATGACAACGCTGCTAACATGAGCGGAAAATATAAAG CTTCAACACACAGGTGGAATCTTCTTGTTGATGCACTGAAACCACTTAAATGTCCAACAATTAAGCCTTTGTCTGATACACGTTGGGAGGCGCGATATGATGCGCTACATGCACTAAGAAAAGGTTACCAAGCGGTTCTTCAAGTCTTGACGGCAATATCTGATGACAATGATGAAACATATCAAACTAAAGAAACAGCCAGGGGTTTTGTTTCATCGATGAAAAAGCTTGAAACTGGTATTTTAGTCGAGGTATGGTCGTGCATAATGGAACGGTTCCATAAGACGAGTCAGGCTCTGCAGGACAGCAACATGACTTTGAATAAGGCAACAAATTTGCTTCAGGGTCTACAGAACTTTATTCAACTTCTCAGACCccaatttcaaacatttgaagGAAGAGGTCAAGCATTAAGTGGCTGTCATCATTACACTGAAGAAATTTCAAGAAAGAAAAGATGA
- the LOC143453011 gene encoding general transcription factor II-I repeat domain-containing protein 2-like — translation MKIKELKKDLHAQQSVMTSFCSTNDAVLTVSNEVSEMIANKFKPYDDGTRAKEILVKAAEKLAPKSVHLFQKLSLSRRTVCERIQEMGQDIEDNLKKRAGKFVNFSLCLDETTDIKNIAQLAIFFRGITSDFHIEENLLSLESIHGTTRGEDLLQKLLQALGKFNLPLDKLCGVATDGAPAMVGKQRVGIIVEEGNGCKRN, via the coding sequence ATGAAGATAAAAGAACTCAAGAAAGATTTGCATGCTCAGCAAAGTGTCATGACTTCCTTTTGCAGCACAAATGATGCTGTGCTCACTGTAAGTAATGAAGTATCGGAAATGATCGCTAACAAGTTCAAGCCGTATGACGATGGGACAAGGGCCAAGGAAATACTTGTAAAAGCAGCTGAAAAGTTGGCTCCTAAGTCGGTTCATTTGTTCCAGAAGTTGAGTTTATCCCGGCGCACTGTTTGTGAACGCATACAAGAAATGGGACAAGATATTGAAGATAATCTCAAAAAAAGAGCTGGGAAATTCGTTAACTTCTCCTTGTGTCTCGACGAAACAACAGACATCAAGAACATTGCGCAGCTGGCAATCTTTTTTCGAGGGATAACATCAGATTTCCATATTGAAGAGAACTTATTATCTCTCGAGTCGATACACGGAACTACTCGTGGAGAGGATCTGCTGCAGAAGCTTCTCCAAGCTTTAGGCAAGTTCAACCTGCCATTAGATAAGCTGTGTGGTGTTGCTACTGATGGCGCACCAGCAATGGTTGGGAAACAAAGGGTTGGTATCATTGTTGAAGAAGGAAATGGGTGCAAAAGGAATTAG
- the LOC143452932 gene encoding uncharacterized protein LOC143452932, which translates to MKPVITIINTGAHWVFLAIDVANAEVFIYDPLGRENTIAPTITTNLTSFQKFYNMKLHKLNASYEDAKVVIHSHNIKQDTHSCGPLSIMYACDQCCRWIHESCSAEPAENEQFLCKHCTI; encoded by the exons ATGAAACCAGTTATAACTATTATAAATACTGGAGCACACTGGGTGTTTTTG GCAATTGATGTTGCTAACGCTGAGGTTTTCATATATGATCCACTTGGGAGGGAAAATACCATCGCTCCAACCATTACAACTAATTTAAC ATCCTTCCAGAAGTTTTACAACATGAAATTGCATAAACTCAATGCATCTTACGAAGATGCAAAAGTGGTAATACACAGCCACAATATAAAACAAGATACCCACAGTTGTGGGCCCCTCTCTATCATG TATGCATGTGATCAATGCTGCCGCTGGATCCACGAATCCTGCTCCGCTGAACCGGCAGAAAACGAACAGTTCCTATGCAAACATTGCACAATTTAA